A window of Chryseobacterium shandongense genomic DNA:
AAAAATTGTGATATGATCCTGTGACGACATAATCATTTCATATCCTTTCTGCGGATTTGCCGTTTCCTTACCCCATGTTTTTACAAAAACGGAATACACCGTAACAGCCAACATCGTAGGAACAGCAAGGAAAAATGAAAATTCTGCCGCTGCTTTTCTTGTTAAACCCTGCGTCATACCGCCGATAATAGATGCTGCACTTCGGCTGGTTCCCGGCATCATCGCCAGACATTGCCAAAAACCGATTGTTATTGCCTTTTTTACAGTAATACCTTTTTCATCATCAATTTTAGGATTTTTAAACCATTTGTCTGCAAATAAAAGAACGACTCCGCCCAAAACCAAAACCGATGAAATGGCAATCTGATTGCCCAGAACTGCTTCTATTGTATCATCAAAAAGATAACCCAAAACAAGAGCCGGAACGACTGCAAAAGCAAGTTTAAAGTAAAACTGTAAATTTTTCAAATCAAAAAACTTCTTCCAATAGGCAACAACCACAGAAAGTATTGCTCCAAACTGAATGGAAACCTGGAACATTTTTAAAAATTCATCTTCCGGCAATCCCATTAAGCTGGCTGTAAATCCCATATGAGCCGTGGAAGAAATTGGTAGATATTCTGTTAATCCCTCGATAATCGCAATGATTATTGCTTTGATTAAATCCATAATTTTTGTATTTATCAAAAAAAACTTTGTCAAAGTTCAGAACTTTGACAAAGTTTATATCATAAAATATTGTTTATTTTCTTTTTAAAATCGCATATATTTCGATCACAAAGCCTATAACCACAAACAGCGGTGCAATTCTGATCCTGCGGATGGAAAAAATATCATCGTTCCATGCATTCGGGTCAAACTTTCCGTCTACGGTATTGGCATCGGACCCCATCATCAGAAGAAATCCTACGATGATAAATGCAAGACCGATCAGCATCCACTTAAAGTTTGCCTTTCCGAAATAAAAAGTATTTTCCTGAGGAACTTCACTGGTTTGTTTTCCGAAATCGTCTGCGGAAAATTTATTTGTTTTTTTGCTCATTTTAAGAATAATATAAATCGTCAACGTTTGATCTTAAGAATCTCCAGGTAGCCACCACCGTACTCAATACGGTAATGAATATTCCTACTCCGATTACCAGCAACACCAGCCAGAAATACTGATTATTGTCCTGTACGAAAGCAGAACCGATCTGACTTGTAAAATAATACCAGACTCCGAACAATGCCAGAAGCCCGATTATGGAACCAATTGCTCCAAGAACAACCGCTTCAATAATGAAAGGCTTAAGAATAAATCTTCTCTTCGCTCCTACAAGCTGCATGGTCTTGATGATAAATCTTTTGGAGAATATTTTCAAACGGATTGAATTGTTAATTAAAACCACCGCTAAAATCAAAAATAATATGGAAAAACCTAAGATCCACTTAAGGATTCTGCTCAGGTTATTGTAGACATCTACCATCAGCGTACTGTCATTTTTGACTTCAGCAATTCCAGGTACCGCTTTGATTGCCTTTAGAGCCTCATCAATTTTAGCAGGATCAACATATTCCGGTTTCAAAGCAATTTCTATAGATGAAGGAAAGATGTTTTCTTCGAAAAGTGCATCGGTATCTATTCCCATGCTTTTTTTAGCTTCCTCGGATGCCATTTCCCGAGTGATGTAAGTTGCCTTTTTCACCGGGGCTAATGTCTGAATTTCTTTGAAAACTTCGGCTTCCATTTTCGCAATCTTTACAGAATCTTTAGCATTATAATTTTCAGCGAAGTAAGCGTTTACGACAAGCTGTTCCTTGATATAATCGGAATATTTCTGGGCATTGATTAAAATAAGTCCCATTAATCCCAGTAAAAATAACACTAAGGCGATACTTATTACCACTGTAATATTGCTAGACCTAAGCCTTTTCTTATTAAATTCATCTACAGATTTAGCCATTAATATTAAAATTTTTGGCTAAAATAGAAAAAAACTTCCGAAATTTGGGAACGAAAAAGAGAAAATCACTGTTAATAAAATCATAAAAAACTTTGAGTGTAAAAGCAAAAAAGCATCTTGGTCAGCACTTTCTGACGGATGAAAACATCGCAAGAAAAATTGTGGAAGGTCTGAGTTTTGAAGGCTACCAAAATGTCATGGAAGTAGGACCCGGAATGGGAGTGCTCACAAAATATCTGCTGGAAAGAGACCAGCAAATTTACCTCGCGGAAATTGATAATGAATCTATTGAATATCTGAAAAAGAACTATTCTAAAGTAAAGGAAGAAACTTTTGTCGGCGATTTTCTGAAACAGGATTTCCAATTTATGAATGGCGAACAGATTGCCATTATCGGAAACTTTCCGTATAATATTTCATCCCAGATTTTATTTCAGATTGTAGATCATTACGAGCTGATTCCTGAAATGGTGGGTATGTTCCAGAAAGAGGTAGCGGAAAGAACGGCTGCAGTTCCGAGGACGAAAGATTACGGAATTCTTACTGTTTTGATTCAGGCATATTATGATACTTCGTATTTGTTTACGGTTCATGAAAATGTCTTCAACCCTCCTCCCAAAGTAAAATCCGGGGTTATCCGCCTGACAAGAAATCCAAAGGAAGGACTTGCCGGAAATGAAATTTTGTTTAAACAGATCGTTAAAGCCGGATTTAACCAAAGAAGAAAAAAGCTTTCAAATGCTTTGAAAGTCCTGAATATTCCTGAAGAGTTAAAAACCCATGAGTTTATGGACAAAAGAGCGGAAGAACTAAGTGTTTCCGATTTTATTTCATTTACACAACTTTGGAAAGACAATCAATAACAAGAGCCAGTTTAAATTTATATGTATTTTAACATTAAGGAATTAAGTACCTTAGCTTAAAAAACTTAATAAAATTTAATTTATTGATTTAACTTGAATAAAGTCTAACTCACTAAAATTGACTACGTCGAATCTAAAGATCTCTTAATGTTAAATCAAAGAATAAACAAAGTTTCTTTAATTTAGAAAATTAGAAAAAACTATTAAATTTATTTAGTGAAATATAAACAGTTCTTAAGTTTAATTGATGATAAAAAAAACCTCCGGGAAATCGATATTCCTGGAGGTTTTTATAATTTAAAAAGTAAATTAATTTTCTAATTTGTGTACTTTTTTAGTTCCTTCATACATTTCGTATTGTAAGAAACGTGTTTCCAGCTTTCCATTGAAGAGTTTTATTTTTCTTGACGGGCGAAGACCAATTTTCTTTACCGCTTCCAGGTCTGATGAGATCAGCCAGGCCAGCGTATTCGGATAATGTGTTTTGAAGGTATCTCCTATCTTTTTGTAAAAATCGTCGTCATTAATAGATATTCTCTCATCATATGGCGGATTGAAAACCATTAATAGTGGGAAATGTTCTTTTTTAGAATCGAAGAAATTCTGTTTTTTGACTTCAATCACATCTTCCATTTCAGCAGCTTCAATATTGGTTCTTGCGGCATTCAGCATTCTGGAATCGATATCGTAACCCACAATCTTTCCGGTGAATTCTTTAATTCTATTGACTCTGAATTCTTTTATTTTCGAAAATAAATCGGCATCATAATTTTTCCAGTTCTGGAAGGCAAATCTTTTTCTGAAAAGCTGTGCCGGAAGATCCATTGCAATCATTGCCGCTTCGATCAACAACGTTCCTGAACCACACATCGGATCAAGGAAATTTCCTTTTCCGTCCCATCCCGCTAACTGTAGCATTCCGCTTGCCAGAACTTCGTTGATAGGTGCTTCACCCTGCTCTTTTCTGTACCCTCTTTTAAATAAAGGATCTCCCGAAGAATCCAGCGAAATGGTAATGAGTTCACGATCGATATGCAGGTGGAATTTAATATCCGGATTTCTGGTTTCAACATTGGGACGTCTTTTGAATTTCTCCTGAAAATAATCGACAATCGCGTCTTTCATTTTCAGGGTTACGAATTGTGAGTGCTTAAATGTCTCAGAATTTACCGTTGCATCAATCGCAAAAGACTGTTCCACATCCATAAATTCTTCCCAGTTGAATTTA
This region includes:
- a CDS encoding DUF3098 domain-containing protein, whose product is MSKKTNKFSADDFGKQTSEVPQENTFYFGKANFKWMLIGLAFIIVGFLLMMGSDANTVDGKFDPNAWNDDIFSIRRIRIAPLFVVIGFVIEIYAILKRK
- a CDS encoding cell division protein FtsX produces the protein MAKSVDEFNKKRLRSSNITVVISIALVLFLLGLMGLILINAQKYSDYIKEQLVVNAYFAENYNAKDSVKIAKMEAEVFKEIQTLAPVKKATYITREMASEEAKKSMGIDTDALFEENIFPSSIEIALKPEYVDPAKIDEALKAIKAVPGIAEVKNDSTLMVDVYNNLSRILKWILGFSILFLILAVVLINNSIRLKIFSKRFIIKTMQLVGAKRRFILKPFIIEAVVLGAIGSIIGLLALFGVWYYFTSQIGSAFVQDNNQYFWLVLLVIGVGIFITVLSTVVATWRFLRSNVDDLYYS
- a CDS encoding undecaprenyl-diphosphate phosphatase, which codes for MDLIKAIIIAIIEGLTEYLPISSTAHMGFTASLMGLPEDEFLKMFQVSIQFGAILSVVVAYWKKFFDLKNLQFYFKLAFAVVPALVLGYLFDDTIEAVLGNQIAISSVLVLGGVVLLFADKWFKNPKIDDEKGITVKKAITIGFWQCLAMMPGTSRSAASIIGGMTQGLTRKAAAEFSFFLAVPTMLAVTVYSVFVKTWGKETANPQKGYEMIMSSQDHITIFIVGNIVAFIVALIAIKAFIGVLNKYGFKPWGWYRIFVGVALLIYFYFFQ
- the rsmA gene encoding 16S rRNA (adenine(1518)-N(6)/adenine(1519)-N(6))-dimethyltransferase RsmA, with product MSVKAKKHLGQHFLTDENIARKIVEGLSFEGYQNVMEVGPGMGVLTKYLLERDQQIYLAEIDNESIEYLKKNYSKVKEETFVGDFLKQDFQFMNGEQIAIIGNFPYNISSQILFQIVDHYELIPEMVGMFQKEVAERTAAVPRTKDYGILTVLIQAYYDTSYLFTVHENVFNPPPKVKSGVIRLTRNPKEGLAGNEILFKQIVKAGFNQRRKKLSNALKVLNIPEELKTHEFMDKRAEELSVSDFISFTQLWKDNQ
- a CDS encoding THUMP domain-containing class I SAM-dependent RNA methyltransferase — translated: MDIENIQIQIKTFFGLEEILAEEIKKLGGRKVEVKNRAVNCEGDLGFLYKINYSARTALKILVPVHEFKAFNQHQFYDRLFKFNWEEFMDVEQSFAIDATVNSETFKHSQFVTLKMKDAIVDYFQEKFKRRPNVETRNPDIKFHLHIDRELITISLDSSGDPLFKRGYRKEQGEAPINEVLASGMLQLAGWDGKGNFLDPMCGSGTLLIEAAMIAMDLPAQLFRKRFAFQNWKNYDADLFSKIKEFRVNRIKEFTGKIVGYDIDSRMLNAARTNIEAAEMEDVIEVKKQNFFDSKKEHFPLLMVFNPPYDERISINDDDFYKKIGDTFKTHYPNTLAWLISSDLEAVKKIGLRPSRKIKLFNGKLETRFLQYEMYEGTKKVHKLEN